A window of Companilactobacillus allii genomic DNA:
ACATCTCTTCAGCCTTAAATAATTCATCCGAAAAAATAACTATTTGTTGAATATTCTTATTTGAAAGAACATCTTCCTTAATTAGAAGTGTCTCAAACACATTGTATCTAATTGATAATATATCACTAAACATCTGATTCATCATATCGAATACCAAATGTTGATGATCTTTATTGTCCACCAATGGCATTATATCAGTTTGAACATCAAGAAAACTATTTATTTTATTCTTATTGCATTCTTTCATCCATCCAGACAACGCCACAATGAGATTCTGATAAGTTTCCCCTGTTACTGATTGCAAAAATTTAATATCAGATACTTTCAACGCCACTTCAGCTTGCTCAGTTTTAAAGCCAAGTTTTACTAAAGCGTCTATTTCATCTTCGTTACTTTTATTTGATAAATGAAATATTTGTACACGTGATCTAATAGTTTGTAATAATTGCTTAGCTGAGTTTGTCAAAAAAATGATCAGTAAATTACCTTCTGGCTCCTCAATTGTCTTAAGCAAGTTATTACTGGCGGCATTAGTCATTTTCTCGGCTTCATCAATAATCAAAATCCTACGATTACCTTGAGTTGCTGTCATATTTACTTCTTTTTTAAAATACTTTATATCGTCAACACCGATACTTTGCTTGTCTGTTTTAATTTCAAGAACATCTGGATTATCCCCCATAGCAATCGTCTTGCAACGTTGACAGGTTTGATCAGGTAATCCATCTTGCAAATTTTCACAGAACTGTGTTTGGGCAAGCCAAATAGCAACTTGTTGACGTACTTTAGAAGAAGCATTATCTATCAAATAAGCATGTGAAAGTTTATTTGAATTAATAATTTTTTTGAATTCATTAATAACACGTGGTTGCTCTTCTAATATATTTTCCATTTTTTAAAATCTTACGAATTTATCCACAGGTAGGATAAAGCAAGTAGCTCCTCCAACTTCAACCTCAACTGGATCATTAATACCAGCTGCTTCTGGCAATGCAAATGTTGAGGTTACATATTGTGTTCTTGTGTGACAGGTCTTTTTAATAACTTCAAGTGCATCATCAACTTTGTCATCTTCAACTCCGATAATGAAAGTTGAATTTCCGGCTTTTAAGAATCCACCGGTCGAAGGAAGTCTAGTTGCTCTAAAGTCACCTTTTATAAGGTGTGTTTGTAATTGTTGACTATCTTTATCTTGCACAATGGCTAAAATTACTTTCATATTATTCTCCTTTGTTGAACACATTCGGAAATCTATTAATAATTACATTTAATGCATCATCAACTACTTTTTCAGGAGCCTGATTCGCATTAATACTCTTTATTCTATCAGGATTAGCGTCTACTAAGTCAAGATATGCGCTGTGAACTCGTTTATGAAAGCTCAATGCTTCCTTTTCCAAACGATCCATTTCGCCTTCATGATCTTTGCGTATTCTAGATAATCCTACTTCTGGTGAGATATCAAAATAGATAGTTAAGTCTGGTAAAGTACCGTTAATTGCAAAATCATTTATTTCAGCAACTTCTTTAGTACCTATTTCACGTCCACCACCTTGATAGGCAATTGAACTGTCCACAAATCTGTCACTTAATAATATTTTGTTATCAGCCAATGAAGGTCTTATTACATCGACAACATGTTGACGACGTGCTGCTGCATACAAAAGTGCCTCAGTTCTATCGTCCATTTTTTCATCGTGAATTGCCAAAATTATCTTCCTGATCTGTTCAGCAATTTCACTACCACCAGGCTCTCTAGACAACACGATATCTTGGTTAGCACGTTGTTTCAACAATGGTACTAATGCATTTAAAGCAGTAGTCTTACCTGCTCCATCTGGTCCCTCAAAAGATATAAATAATCCTGACATTTAGTACTCTCCCTTTTAATACGTTGTTTCTATTTTACTTGATATTAGTATTTCGGTAAAGCGAACTACTAACTTTCCTAAAAAGTGTATGTAATAATATACTGTTAATTTTATAATTATGGGACAAGAAAAATTGTGGCATATATAGTTTTCTATCTAATTTGTAGTAGAGATTTGCGACTGAACACAATTTTCTCCTTATAAGTTCAAAAATCCGATATTTACTTGCGTAAATACCGGATTTTTGAATTTATAAACGAAAACTGAACGTGTTCAGTCGCACTCTACCAATGTTTCTCAGCTCGGCTAGGTTGCTTCAAGAAAGTATCCTCATCACCAAAAATAATATCTGTAGTCTGTTTGGCTTGGGCTTTTCTTCGTCTGGCCTCTAAATATAAAAATTGATATTTGGCACGATCTGCCCTCAACTGTAACTGAGTTGCATCTGTAACTTCTAGTGAGTTATTCATCAATCTTTGAACATTACTAATACGACGTTGAATATCATGAATACTATCCATTAGACGATCATTTTCGATTTTTTCAACGCTCTTCTTTTTCTTACCAAACATGTTAAATCTCCCTGCGTCCTAGAACAGCACTCTTCAAAGTCATTTCATCTGCATATTCAATATCAGATCCTACGGCCAATCCATGTGCGAGTCTAGTTACTTTGATACCTGCCGGTTTTACCAGTTTGGCTAAATATTGCGCTGTTGCTTCTCCTTCTGGAGTTGCGTTAGTTGCAATAATTAATTCCTGAACTTTGCTATTTTCACGTAAACGATTCAATAGCATTTTTATGTTCAAATCCTCTGGACCTACGCCATCAACTGGAGATAACACCCCTCCAAGAACATGATACAATCCGTTATAACTATTCATGTCATCTAGTGACATTATATCTTTTGGCTGTTCAACTACCAAGATTGTTGATTGGTCACGATCCTTATCACTACAAATGGAACAAATATCATCTGTTGTAATATTGCCACAGATCTTGCATGACTTAAGGTCTGTCTTAGCAGACATTAAGTTATCAGCAAATTCTTGTACCTGACTTTTGTCCATTCCTAATGTAAAGAACGCCATTCTAGTGGCCGTTTTACGACCTATTCCTGGTAATGTCATATAACTATCAATTAATTTTGAAATTGGCTCTGGATATCTCATTGATTACATCAACCCGTTTGTGTATTTGCCTAACTTAGCATCTTTATCTTTGTCGACCTTTGAAAATCCATCATTCAATGCATCAATCAACATATCCTGCAATGTATCTGGATCATCTGGATCAATAATCTTTTCATCGATTTTTATATCTATAATCTTTTTATCACCATTCATTTTAACAACTGCAAAGTCGTCAACTGAGTTACCAACATATTCTGTTTTACTTAATAACTCTTGTGCTGCTGCTACTTCTTTTTGCATTTTTTGAGCTTGGCGCATGATGTTACCCATGTTTCCACCCATTCCACCCATATTTGGCATTCCTTTACTCATAATAATTCCTCCTTAATTCTTATTAGTCATCTTTAATTTCAACTGCTCCATCATTACCAAATAACTTTAAAGCCTCATCGACAGTTGGATCAGTCTGTTTTTGTTCTTGTTTAGATTCTACATTTTCACTCTTAGATAAATCAATATTATTATCAATGTATTCTTTACGTACTACTGGCCATTGTGCTTTCGGAACTAAGACGATTTGATAATCTTTTTTTAACAGTTTACTTACATTATTAGTTAACTCGTCAATGAATTCATGATCTTCTTGTGCTTTTTCAAACCACATTTCATAATCAAACGCCACGACAATACCGCTGTCACAAGCAGCAACTGGATCTGAAACACTCATTATCGAACGTTGTGTAACTGAAAGCATACTCATCAAATCAGGCCAAATATCCTTCACAGTAATTAAATCTTTTTTTGTGGCCTTTTCCAATACTTGATAAATTGCTGTTTTATTGATACGAACTCCGCCAGCACGTTTAGTGGGTTTTGTACTTGCAGTTTTTTGTTCAGTTCTGTGATTAGAATTATCAGATAACTGTTTAACTTCTTGTTTAAGACTAACAATTTCATCACTTAATTTATCAATTTCACTATTATCAACGATAGGAGTCTGTGAATTTTGCTTTGGAGCAGTGATTTGAGGTTGTTGAATTTTAAGTTCACTTATTTTTACCGTTAAAATTTCCATATAAACGTCAGTTTGATTAGAATTCTTCAGGTTTTTTTGGGTCGCACTGACTTGATCAACTATATAAAACAACCTGGCATTATCAAACTTCGTAGCAATAGTTAACAATTCATCTGTCATAACAGATTTGTCCATTTGATCAGATAGATCTGAATTAGAATTATACAAAATCAAATTACGGCAAACTCGAATTATCATCTCAGTAAATCGTGTTGCTGAACGTCCACTAGCAAGTATCTGATAAAGACTATTTAAGGCATCTGCTGGCTTATTATCAGCAATAGCAGTCATATAGGCGACTATTTGTTCATTACTAAGGGCACCGGTAACTTCTTGAGCATTTTTTAAGGTCAACTCATCATCGCCATACGACAATGCCTGATCCAAAATGCTTAGTGCATCACGCATACCACCTTCAGCTGAGGCCGCAATAATGTTCAAAGCTTCTTCATCATACTTAATATTCTTATCATTCAAAATATAAACCATACGTTCTAATATATCTTGACGTGAAATTCTTCTAAATGTGAAGCTTTGGGTTCTAGATATAATTGTTGCCGGAATTTTTTGTGGTTCAGTCGTTGCTAAGATAAACATTACATTGGCAGGTGGTTCCTCAAGTGTCTTTAACAATGCGTTGAAGGCACCTTGTGAAAGCATATGTACTTCATCGATAATATAAACTTTGAACTTAGCTTCGGTTGGTGCATATTTGACCTTATCACGAATATCACGAATTTCTTCAACACCGTTATTAGAGGCGGCATCTATCTCGATAACATCATTCAGTCGATTCTCATTAGCTGCAAGACAAATCTCACATTCATTGCATGGTTCACCATCATGAGGATTCAAGCAGTTAACAGCCTTAGCCAAAATCTTAGCACAAGACGTTTTACCAGTACCACGAGGACCGCTGAATAGATAAGCATGACTGGTCATTTTACTAGCGACCGCATTACGCAAAGTCTGTGTAATAACGCCTTGACCAATTACATCTGAAAAAGTTTGGGGACGCCAAACTCGATATAGTGCTTGATATGCCATACTTCCTCCTTACATAACTACAGTACTTAAATTTTACCACAAATAACTACTTTAACTTATAGATTTAATATTCAGAATATTTTCTTAAAAAAGTGAAATAAAAAACTCCTAATCTTTTAGATTAGGAGGCTAATTTACATAACAAAAGGCACATGATGCAACTCACTTAGTGCTGCTTTCTTCCGAATCTGACACGATTCACAAGAGCACCATTGCCCTAAGGCCTTTCGGCAATAACTATCATACTATAAATTAATTCTTTTTACCACTATTCAGACGGATTTCTCTAAAGAAGTTTCTTAAAAGATCCCCAGTTTCTTTTTCCTTAACATTTGCCAATACAGTTGGCTGATGATTATAGCGTGTCTCAGTCAATAAGTTATTGATGGATCCTACCGATCCTGCTTTAGGATCATTAGCACCAAAAATGACTTCTTCAATACGACTATTAATAATAGCACCAGCACACATTGGACATGGCTCAAGCGTCACAAAAAGACTTGTGTTCTCTAATCTCCAACTGCCAATAGTTCTACAAGCTTCTTCTATTGCAATTATTTCAGCATGCTTAATAGCATCCTGAGTCTCTTCTCTTTCGTTAGATCCACGACCAATTACTTCACCAGTTGTATTATTAACAATAATACAACCGATTGGAACCTCTGATCTACTCTTGGCTTTCAAAGCTTCACCAATAGCTTCGTCCATATAATTATTAATTTGTTCTTCCGAAAAAATCATATTATTATGCCAACTTGCTTCTCAAGATATAATATCCCTTAGATTTAGTAACGACATCAACATTACCATAAGTAGCTTCCATTAATTTTTTAGCTGATGGAGCACCTTGTTTCTTTTGAATAACTATCCATAGCTCGCCGTTTGCCACTAAGTGACTTGCAGCACCACTAATTATTCCAGAAACAACATTTTTACCAGCACGGATTGGTGGATTAGAAACTATCAATGAATAATTTTCAGTAACTTTTTCATACATATTGGATTCAAAAATATTAATATTATTCACTTTATTGGATTTAGCATTCTTTTTAGCAAGATCTATAGCACGTAAATTAACATCCGTCATGTCTACATTACGCTGGTCTTGTTCTTTTGCTAGAGACAACCCGATTGGTCCATAACCACAACCTACATCTAAGATATTACCCGCAGGAATGTTTTCAAAATCAATTGCCTCAATCAAAACTCGTGATCCAAAATCCACTGTTTGTCGTGAGAATACCCCACTATCTGAAGTAAAGGTAAAATTATTATTTCTTAAAGTAAAATTGAAATCTTTTAGTTCATGTTCTAGATCAGCTGAATTCTCAAAATATTGATTAGCCATATTGGTTTCCTTCCTAAACGAAAATGAGAACAAAAAAATAATCCTCTTACGAGGATTAATTTTATCATAATAAACTTATTAAAAGTTATTATTTCAATGTAACTGTTGCGCCAACAGCTTCAAGTTTTGACTTCATGTCATCAGCGTCAGCCTTAGCAACGCCTTCCTTGATAACCTTAGGAGCACCATCAACAAGGTCCTTTGAGTCCTTCAAGCCAAGTCCAGTGATACCACGAACTTCCTTGATAACCTTAACCTTTTCTTGACCTGCTTCTGTAAGTTCAACATCAAATGAATCCTTTTCAGCAGCAGCTTCGCCACCTGCAGCAGCACCTGCAGCAACTGGTGCAGCAGCTGTAACGTCAAATTCTTCTTCGATAGCCTTAACAAGGTCGTTAAGTTCTAGAATTGAAGCATCTTTTAAATCATCGATAATCTTTTGTGTATCTAAAGCC
This region includes:
- a CDS encoding AAA family ATPase translates to MENILEEQPRVINEFKKIINSNKLSHAYLIDNASSKVRQQVAIWLAQTQFCENLQDGLPDQTCQRCKTIAMGDNPDVLEIKTDKQSIGVDDIKYFKKEVNMTATQGNRRILIIDEAEKMTNAASNNLLKTIEEPEGNLLIIFLTNSAKQLLQTIRSRVQIFHLSNKSNEDEIDALVKLGFKTEQAEVALKVSDIKFLQSVTGETYQNLIVALSGWMKECNKNKINSFLDVQTDIMPLVDNKDHQHLVFDMMNQMFSDILSIRYNVFETLLIKEDVLSNKNIQQIVIFSDELFKAEEMWKSNVSFQSILEDLSLKFVGE
- a CDS encoding cyclic-di-AMP receptor, with product MKVILAIVQDKDSQQLQTHLIKGDFRATRLPSTGGFLKAGNSTFIIGVEDDKVDDALEVIKKTCHTRTQYVTSTFALPEAAGINDPVEVEVGGATCFILPVDKFVRF
- the tmk gene encoding dTMP kinase; this encodes MSGLFISFEGPDGAGKTTALNALVPLLKQRANQDIVLSREPGGSEIAEQIRKIILAIHDEKMDDRTEALLYAAARRQHVVDVIRPSLADNKILLSDRFVDSSIAYQGGGREIGTKEVAEINDFAINGTLPDLTIYFDISPEVGLSRIRKDHEGEMDRLEKEALSFHKRVHSAYLDLVDANPDRIKSINANQAPEKVVDDALNVIINRFPNVFNKGE
- a CDS encoding YaaL family protein codes for the protein MFGKKKKSVEKIENDRLMDSIHDIQRRISNVQRLMNNSLEVTDATQLQLRADRAKYQFLYLEARRRKAQAKQTTDIIFGDEDTFLKQPSRAEKHW
- the recR gene encoding recombination mediator RecR gives rise to the protein MRYPEPISKLIDSYMTLPGIGRKTATRMAFFTLGMDKSQVQEFADNLMSAKTDLKSCKICGNITTDDICSICSDKDRDQSTILVVEQPKDIMSLDDMNSYNGLYHVLGGVLSPVDGVGPEDLNIKMLLNRLRENSKVQELIIATNATPEGEATAQYLAKLVKPAGIKVTRLAHGLAVGSDIEYADEMTLKSAVLGRREI
- a CDS encoding YbaB/EbfC family nucleoid-associated protein; the protein is MSKGMPNMGGMGGNMGNIMRQAQKMQKEVAAAQELLSKTEYVGNSVDDFAVVKMNGDKKIIDIKIDEKIIDPDDPDTLQDMLIDALNDGFSKVDKDKDAKLGKYTNGLM
- the dnaX gene encoding DNA polymerase III subunit gamma/tau → MAYQALYRVWRPQTFSDVIGQGVITQTLRNAVASKMTSHAYLFSGPRGTGKTSCAKILAKAVNCLNPHDGEPCNECEICLAANENRLNDVIEIDAASNNGVEEIRDIRDKVKYAPTEAKFKVYIIDEVHMLSQGAFNALLKTLEEPPANVMFILATTEPQKIPATIISRTQSFTFRRISRQDILERMVYILNDKNIKYDEEALNIIAASAEGGMRDALSILDQALSYGDDELTLKNAQEVTGALSNEQIVAYMTAIADNKPADALNSLYQILASGRSATRFTEMIIRVCRNLILYNSNSDLSDQMDKSVMTDELLTIATKFDNARLFYIVDQVSATQKNLKNSNQTDVYMEILTVKISELKIQQPQITAPKQNSQTPIVDNSEIDKLSDEIVSLKQEVKQLSDNSNHRTEQKTASTKPTKRAGGVRINKTAIYQVLEKATKKDLITVKDIWPDLMSMLSVTQRSIMSVSDPVAACDSGIVVAFDYEMWFEKAQEDHEFIDELTNNVSKLLKKDYQIVLVPKAQWPVVRKEYIDNNIDLSKSENVESKQEQKQTDPTVDEALKLFGNDGAVEIKDD
- a CDS encoding nucleoside deaminase, whose product is MIFSEEQINNYMDEAIGEALKAKSRSEVPIGCIIVNNTTGEVIGRGSNEREETQDAIKHAEIIAIEEACRTIGSWRLENTSLFVTLEPCPMCAGAIINSRIEEVIFGANDPKAGSVGSINNLLTETRYNHQPTVLANVKEKETGDLLRNFFREIRLNSGKKN
- a CDS encoding class I SAM-dependent methyltransferase, with protein sequence MANQYFENSADLEHELKDFNFTLRNNNFTFTSDSGVFSRQTVDFGSRVLIEAIDFENIPAGNILDVGCGYGPIGLSLAKEQDQRNVDMTDVNLRAIDLAKKNAKSNKVNNINIFESNMYEKVTENYSLIVSNPPIRAGKNVVSGIISGAASHLVANGELWIVIQKKQGAPSAKKLMEATYGNVDVVTKSKGYYILRSKLA
- the rplL gene encoding 50S ribosomal protein L7/L12, coding for MALDTQKIIDDLKDASILELNDLVKAIEEEFDVTAAAPVAAGAAAGGEAAAEKDSFDVELTEAGQEKVKVIKEVRGITGLGLKDSKDLVDGAPKVIKEGVAKADADDMKSKLEAVGATVTLK